The window CACGCTGGCCAACATGATGTATCATTTCGACTGGGAGCTACTTGATGGCCAGGATCCCGAGTCATTTGAGGTTGTTGAGTCCAGTGGCTTGTCGCCTGGCCTTAAGTCTGCCTTGATCCTTGGTATAAAACCTCCGTAAGCATACATGGACTGTGTTGGAGTAATTGCTAATTAATTTCCTAGACTTGAGGTGGCGATCGCTTTTATGAAGTCGGGCCCGTGAAAGCTATTATTTGGAACAACATTCTTGTTTCAAAATGCACTTGAAAGCTACTGTATAAGTTTATGTATCCTAACCGGGCCAACGACGCAGTTACGAGTTAGGCCTAACTTCATGCAGCAAACAGGATCGAACTGCCTCGGCAGCCCAGTCACATCAAGCTAGTGGGCAAGCAGGACCTAGACATTTTATTGTGCTCGTAAGTCGTAACCATGCCGCTGCGCGCATGTATTCACCTTccgctcaaaaaaaaaaaaatcagtCTTGATGAGTCTCAGTCTCTTAGTCGAAACAATATTCATGAGATCTTACATTAACATCCATAATTTTTCTTTTCAATTTTCAGTTTTgctaagtctcagtcgactgagactttgTTATGTCTCAGTTGATACTTTGTTTCTTTGATCTTGCATGGACATTGGTAAAAAAACAGTTCTTTTCagtaattttttttcttcttacATACTATATCACTTGACTGAATCAAAGATAGACCGTTTTTGCCTGGTTTGTGTCCCCTACGCCTACAACTAGGGTTTCTTTCCTCCCTAGCGATCTCTTGTCAGCGAGTCCTCCTATCATTTGCGATTTCGTCCCTCTCGTACGGCACTCAGATCATTTCAATCCCTGCCCCCTCGCCCCTTAAGATGTGATGGAGACATGAGTGGACGCACAGTCTGGAATAAgtggcggcggggggggggggggggcatgaaCGCCGATCTTGGAGATTTTCTTGAGCAACTTGATCTGAATGATGAAGCCTTGGACGATCTAATAATTGATGAGGATGATCTAGAGATAATGAAAGTGTGAGATGGCTAGCCCTAGCCAGGGTTCATACGGACAAAACCTTTAGTCATTTAGTCAAGCTCCTTTCTACCGCGACATGCGAGCTGCCTGGAATCAAGTGCAGCATGTCCGGTTTTGTCCTGTTAGCCCCAAGTTGTTAGTTGTCCAGGCATCTTGCTTGGGCGATTCAGAGCGGATGGTGGAGCAGGGCCCACGGCTATTCGGGAATTGGTTAGTATTGACGGTTCCATATGATGGTTTCATGAAAGTAGATGAAGTTCCTATGGTGTTCATGCCGATCTGGCTCCGAATCCACAAGTTGCCAGATGGATTCTGTAAGAAGGGAATAGTGGAACAACTGCTTAAGAACGCGGGAGAGATCATAGAGATGAGGCTGTACGGGAATACCCGTGGTGACTATGTTAGGACCAGGGTTCGCCATGATATTTTCCATTCCCTCACTAAGTTTGTCAGCATTATTAGAGGGAAAGAATGTCAGGTGTTCCTAGTTTGGTATGGAAAATTGGCAAGGTTATGCAGCGTCTGTGGATTAATTGGTCATGATGTTAAGGAGTGTGGTACTAGTGTACATGAGGAAAAGAACAGGAAGTTTGGAGCGTGACTCTATGCGGACACTTTGAACAAACCTCGGTCAGAGGGTCAGTTCGGAAGAAACAATGAGTCGAAGCCGGATAAGAACCTTTCCAGGCCAAAGAACGCAGGAAAGTAAAGGTGGATCCCGAGGTTACGGATACTGctacgtgttggggaacgtagtaatttcaaaattttcctacgcacacgcaagatcatggtgatgcatagcaatgaggggagagtgtcgtctacgtaccctcgtagaccgtaagcggaagcgttatgacaacgcggttgatgtagtcgcacgtGTTCACggtcgaccgatcctcagtaccgaacgtacggcacctccgcgttcaacacacgttcaactcggtgacgtcccgcgaactcacgatccagtagagcttcggggaagagcttcgtcggcacgacggcgtggtgatggtgttgATTGCCTAAGTACCGCTACGATATgtccgaggtggattatggtggaggggggcaccgcacacggctaagaaagatcaatgatcaacttgtgtgttctggggtgccccctgcccccgtatataaaggagcaaggggggaggtcggccggccctagtagggcgtgccaggaggaggagtcctcctcctagtgggagtaggactcccctttcctagtcccactaggagggggaagaaaggagtgggagaggggaaaggcaaggggggccccccccttccttgtcctattcggactcaaggaaagggggcgcgcggcctgccttggccggcccctctctctctctctccactagggcccaacaaggcccattaatccccggggggttccggtaacccctccggcactccggtaaaatcacgatttcacccggaactattctgatgtccaaatatagactttcaatatatcgatctttatgtatcgatcatttcgagactcctcgtcatgtccgtgatcacatctgggactccgaactaccttcggtacatcaaatcacataaactcctaataccgatcgtcaccgaacgttaagcgtgcggaccctacgggttcgagaattatgtagacatgaccgagacacgtctccggtcaataaccaatagcggaacctggatgctcatattggttcctacatattctatgaagatctttatcggtcaaaccgcataacaacatacgttgttccctttgtcatcggtatgttacttgcccgagattcgatcgtcggtatcctcatacctagctcaatctcattaccggcaagtctctttactcgttccataatacatcatcccgcaactaactcattagttgcattgcttgctaggcttatagtgatgtgcattaccgagagggcccagagatacctctccgacaatcggagtgacaaattctaatatcgatctatgccaactcaacgaacaccatcggagacacctatagagcacctttataatcacccagttacgttgtgacgtttggtagcacacaaagtgttcgtccggtattcgggagttgcataatcttatagtcataggaacatgtataagtcatggagaaagcaatagcagtaactaaacgatcaagtgctaagctaacgaaatgggtcaagtcaatcacatcattctcctaatgatgtgatcccgttaatcaaatgacaactcatgtctatggctaggaaaatcaaccatctttgatcaacgagctagtcaagtagaggcatactagtgacactatcactagtaaaaaaagacacatcagtgacattttgggccgaacgaatttttttgtcatacatatgacacttatatgacgataattgtgacaaaacccggtatcatcatagatgtggtgggctcctacttctatgacaaaaaatcatgacagaaaatgggcttttcgtcctgggcgggccggagacgcagctgcatgacattctttgggccgtccatgacggaaaaaacagtggtagaagcgagggcgaggaaaatttcggggagttcccggttacggtgggaggtcgggggccgagcgatgcgcgtttctctcgtacacgtacgcgcgtgtgtgcgaggcattggctctaactgaacccgagcgaggcgttgggctctaactgaacccgagcgattgcactccaggctacgcgttactgaacccgagtgatcgatcgatggctgttaactgaacccgatcgagagattccttcgctactgctgctaactgaagccgatcgatgctgcctctgggatgaacagtgagcgttgcggggggggggggggttggatgaacagtgagcggtggcgttgcctctcgatgaataggatcccgtggtgtggagggctggatgaacagtagacagtggaggggtgcccgtggaggggtggttgaacaggaccccgtggtgtggagggctggatgaacagtagacggtggaggggtgcccgtggaggggtggttgaacagtagccagtggagtagcgcgcggtggaggctggatgaacaggagcccgtggaggctggaggaggtcgacggtggagatgaacagtatcccatggagtcccgttttgcggtacgccacacccctcccgatgaacaggacccccgtttcgaccgtaggaggtccgtttcgtccgttatgcggtacgccacacccctcccgatcaacaggacccccgtttcgactgtaggaggtccgtttcgtccgttttgcggtacgccacacccctcccgatcaacagggcccccgtttcgactgtaggaggtccgtctcgtccgttttgcggtacgccagacccctcccgatgaacaggatcccgtttcgaatgtggcggtcgaacacaaggccgtttcctccattctgcggtacgccaggcctcgtttccatcgcctgttccgtccaagccctcccgatgaacacgaccacgcattccgttccgacacatacgtggccgtattttctttcttgcaccctggccgctgtacgtacgtgtacatgctacgtgcgcgcctctactacgacacgtacgcgcctctactacaacacgtgcgcgcctctacatccaccagtatatatgtacgtacacgttcgcgaccagaatgacaatgctacgtacgctttgaccaggtgggtcccgactgtcaggcacttccttgcgtgcgaagatgtagctggtgggtcccagcagtcagggggcgaatcgttttgttttttttgcccggacgcacttccttacgtgcgaaggtgtagctggtgggtcccagcagtcaggggggaaacattttttttcgcgaaatacggtggcccgtccggtgggtccccgctgttaggtggaggaataattattttgcgcgtaataaggaggcacttccttactgcggccatggacccagctgtcagcgtctccacgcacagtactcttccggtggaagtcggtcgttgaccacattgaccacgccgcgccgagagcaccatggcggtggacgatggcgaggcctaggaaggggacgacacagaggcagggaagactcggcagttgtttcccacgcggaggggagtacgactgtacgagggtttactggttcgtctgccgtcgccggagaataacagcaggtgtgggtgagtagagggatggctaggccagcgatgggagtacggtggggcggtgaggcctgcgcggcagcacagccggccgcgggaaggagggagcaggcagtcccgccggcgcttgtttgagcagctggagcaggaagagcagagattgaagaagcacgacggctgttggatggacatccaacagtcagtgcttgtgcgtcaacctttttttaggaaagcctcaaatctacggaaaacagcatacaacccatcagCCATTATTTCTAATCATTTACAGcacatttgctaattcttaaggttttttggagcccatattctttttgttagcattacagcccatattatggccacggttaaaaaattatacgaaattttgcatatttcggtgcggtccgaactgtttttaatcccgaaatttcgactcacattcaaactgattttaaaaataaatgtatatcaatataaaatccaacaaattctccacgcataaaaattaatgtaattcaaaatcttgaaatgaaaaaaaatatatttgaaactaattgccggtttgatgtgttttaaaaatgtatagcccatttctcattactgatgggtcattttctcggccagccgaatgaaagctctccttgtcttgaaagatttgcagcccaacaggcctgacaaagcgacttacttggcaaatcacaaaaagactgggctgtggctgtggacccagctgtcagcctctccacgtacagtactcctccgatggaagtcgttccttgaccacgttgaccacgccgcgcggagagcaccacggcggtggacgacggcgaggcctaggaaggggacgacgcggagccggggaagacacggcagtggaagcccgcgcggagaggagtacgagggttcactggttcggctgcggtgtgaggctgccgtcgccgcagggcctggccagcggtgcgaatagtagggggcggtgaggcctctgcggcagcacagccggccacgggaggcaggagcatgcggcacgaccggcgctgctttgggcggctggagcaagaagaccagaggttgaagaagcactacggccgttggatggacatcgtacggtcactggagctagaatcgttcatattgactaagttgacaaagcacttcatccccgtcaacttagtaggcccacaagtcagcctcccaccaaggtgggtcctagctagccgggggagtattcattttttgtgcgtaataaggaggcacttccggtgggtccaagctgacagcggggggaacgtttttttcgcgaaatacggtggcccgtccggtgggtcccagcagtcagggggaaatgattttttttgcaaaatactggtggcccgtccagtgggtccccgctgtcaggtggaggaataattattttccgcgtaataaggaggcacttccttgcggttgccgtggacccagctgtcagcctctccacgtacagtccacgtctgatggaagtcgttccttgaccacgttgaccacgccacgccgagagcaccagggcggtggacgacggcgaggcctaggaaggggacgacgcggagccgggaaagacgcggcagtggatgcacacgcggagaggagcacgagggttcactggttcggctgcggtgccgtcgccgcagaataacagggggtgtgggtgagtggagggatggcctggccagcggtgggagtagtagggggcagtgaggcctccgcggcagcacagccagccacgggaggtaggagcaggcggcacgaccggcgctgctttgggcggctggagcaagaagacaagaggttgaagaagcacgacggccgttggatggacatcgtacggtcactgcagctagaatcgtttatattgactaagttgacaaagcccttggtacgtcaacttagtaggcccacaggtcagcttccgaaacggtgcgctccagatgtcagggggaggaatcattttttgggcgggtgaagctagactatccgagattgaagaagaagcatggcatccgttggatggacatctaacggccactgctgctagaaccgtgtgttgactataagttgacaaagccttgcatacgcgtcaactctgttttttaaggggacgcgtcaacttagtaaggccagaagtgtgtggcagagaatagtgcatccctcctaggaaagatttgcagcccagcggggcggagaataacaacttgaccttgcctgggtattcctaaaaaaaagtatagctgggctagccattttcagcttgaaaaaataatatctgggctggatatctggcctgggctagacgggccacagcccgcccagttaatacctgcagcgatgttttcgttgttgttcagaggagaaaaattaatatctggcctaaacatcgaaaaactctgcagtgctcacacctcaaaaacacaaatactgctcgagctgcttggtcccagctgtcggccacttcttgtgcaattctctcgattattgactactacataggttgacaatggtgtgggaccatgatgtcaggaaacaggaggaagcaaaataaattatagttatatatatatatatatatatatatatatatatatatatataataaggaggcacttgtgtacgtgaggctatggacctggtgggtccccattgtcatcctctctaagtaaagtcatctcctcgcccgcgcgcgctttccgcgcgaaacagtcagcgccgcccgccccgcttcctgGTGCAGGCGATtcctccgccttcaaacgacacaagtgccgtccgtccatctgccacccacattaatgatacgcggttgccgaggcggctactctggcgccacacgtccgtccctccgcccgcccaccattgctatataaactgctgcgccggccatagccgcagtcatccgcatccgttccctttctcctgtccacaccactactgcccaccatggcttccacgtgctccagcgctcttcgggacgggcggacgacggaccacaaggagatggcagccattgctgccgaccggctggccggcaggcagccggaggacgatgacgtcccaatggagaacatggtagtcgacgatccggtgccaaccccctcctccgcgccatcctcgccggtgcattgcaccatgaccatcggcgaggcccgtgcccaatatatggacagggtgaggcagatgcgtgaggagcagttccgggaggcgcaggccgacgccgcctgcaaccaccatctcctccaggagcacctgcaggcggaggagcagatcgccgcggagcgggtggagcaggaggcgctgctcgactcgtaccgctccgcccgcaagggccgcctcgagcgctggcggtaccacatgcgggtggcgaaggctgcggccgcctacaaagaggctagcaaagagggcgatgaagccggcgaggcgctgtttggcgagaccgaggacgaggcagaggacaatgccggctccgacgagtccccactccgctggcgtcgacgaggccctgctccgttGAGGCCCCGCGacaccaacaacgaggcagaggacaccgccggctccgccgaggccccgccccgccaacaacgaggcagaggacatcaccggctcagccgaggccccaccctaccggcaacgtgggggaggatttccaccgctccgctgaggcgccgcccgccggcaacgagacagaggacatcgctggctccgccgaggccccgccccgctgccaacgaggccgcgccatacagaaaatgaggaagagtagaacacggtaggtcgccgcccctcgggtccaagtaaggccaccgctgctaccctccggttgaagccaagctaggcgggttgaccattgacggccggttagcttcttggcggcgacgtggagtcggagagatgcgctggagaagaacgctgcttctacttaactgctggtgcagttggctgactgacaagtgggcccaataggccacatgtcagttacgcaactgcacctatagttaagtcactgaagcttctgttcggctcagcgggacacaggtgggtagcttcggttaattaattatacctccagcgcacccctttttagttgaagaatgtatgaaatataatgaaatccggcatgtttatatgaaatccgaccgtgtatgaatgaatttatttcgattagttcgaattcctgtatcactggcattggatgaacatgcaaaacaatacgtactagcattattcccagggtgatcacctcgtttgcagcagtttcacatgtactccctctggtcctttctagtctgcatacaagttttgtctgcagtcaaagtatctctactttgaccaatcttatacaaaaaagtatgcactttcacaaagtgcgaagtaaaaaggaacagaaggagtacaaagagtttgagcagctttttagcgtttctgtacattgcaatcaaacacacaggcctggcaattcatagagaacattcaaaacaatcgatgattatgcatctcagcgactcacatgtcagaggcaatatttacttcacaactaaagaataaagaaaaaaattgatcgacgctgctgacagcaaagggcgtcccattcgaaaatatcaaacgcatgtcttgctaaaatcaatgagcaaaatttgacaaggttgtcccattccaaaatatcaaatgcctacgattatggaatgggcagggtttgccatcagttcggacattgacatggcacctcgtgctaaataaaccagctgttctttttgtgcagttccaccaaaatcaaccaaattcgcgtgtagcttgtatgatttcacccttatatgttgcaacgccttgaacttatcggcacctactttcttgtggtggaaatgaatgattcgatgtattcatgaacattttgtgcagttcccattgaaatcaagctgagcacccctgtttgcacaaatacaaaaaagggattagtataaagcaaaatgtactatgaattgacagtctcaacaggcacatacatggtccatgtagagcacacttttagaaaaatagaactcaccagaaagaatcctagaacaacattgtactcgcgcatcacagcaaaaaaatggagatttgtcagtccttctgagctgaagttagtttggtcttgtggggagtaatgtaaccatccttcaactgctccttctgatgagaagatagacagggcttcttcatcctggcataatcggaactagtcacttcacgtactccatattcttcttcagaggaagatgatcctgttgtgcaaagacaagaggactactaaatgctagcatccctgtttgcttgaaaaaaaggaaaggaaatatttaaaacagcacagatgaagcacttctcaaggacaataccactttttcatgacagtatctaaacagtagcacaacaccaatagagacgacaaagctcaatcatatggatgaaatcagtgggcgagtaccaacctttgtcaggaggcttattgtgtagagcatacagatgaagcacttctccggaaccatctgttgctatctacggtggtggccatgcttactatatactcctcgattaatttaatgtttccaacatcttcttgtgcagttccactaaaatatatggtatcttcaaagaagatccatgtttgcacaagtagagataattacacattacattaagagtggcatcaaatcagtggcaaaacaattgctcgttccagccatagcaataaattaagatgcaaaactatatcattacttgtgtcatcatagttccagtgcttcattacagcaccgggagttgatttttgtttttcttccgcttgttcttccccttcatcacttggttcaataacagacaagcttcaccttcaatgtaagatttggcatgtcaattagggagcacaagtatagtactaaacttaattttctgatgaaagtggcaaaatacaagccagcagttgtgaaatatccttatcttacctcaatgggatattacggtgcacatacagattggaagtcttgtctccatttgtgcagttcactaaaatcaagcaacattatcgtacaagtagcacaacatatgaaagcacactacagaatcatgtgaaagaaggctagtactaacctctcatgatgcggaattcaaacaactcacaagaagaagatctgaaccaaattctccttaacggataggaagtaagatctcctcttgtgcagttccactaagatcaagcaatcaagcaacgttgtcggtgtgacattttggttgaactgcacaaaacactcttaaaacaaaagtgttttgtgcagtgcaacaaaaagtcacaatggcaacgaggtgaagtagataaccctatTTACACaaaggtgcaaaggaaacaattagtggtcaataacggtggatgacacagaagccaacaaaaagaagcatctaccttatctaaatgggaaagaaagcaagacaatagcatttctcaaacggtggcattgattaatattaacaatataattcgttaaacatgtaatttgcttttaactgtggcattgcatcaattttccagcggcattattagagggtgtttgtttacagggacgttttggtgtagggactaaaaaaactccgtgtcagtcccatctaaaccaaactgGAGGGAcatttagggactaaaagtgggcatttgggactaaagaaagaagaccccgagggagtctttttgggactttttccaacagttgcccctgccacgcatcgcaccttgtctctattatttcattactaggggtaacatggtcttttagcatgtcatttaataacctctagtccatgtttagtccctggaaccaagcaggtagggactagggagtttttaaccaaacagggccttagattaacaacagctaatgagttgcacgggacagtggacgcaccagcaccatgtgcatctaccgatgtactgtggtcatgcacagtctattgcaacaaagaacaaacaaccaaggagcatatttgtgttggtcccagttttgttatctttagccacctttccctatgtgagcgcagcaaatctagtcctgctcaaagtctacagccttgtcccttcctttcctttttgaactagtactttcgccccttcctttcctctttgaaccacgtcctagatttatgcgatacaactttccccactactttcccccattcctttcctctttgaaccacgtcctagattcatgctatacaactttcccccttcatttcctctttgaaccacgtcctagattcatgctatatacaacttttcccactactttcccccactcctttcctctttgaaccacgtcctagattcatggtatacatgcagctagagcaatgcatgtggagtaagtaaattataccttaaggttcttggggcgtggttcggtgggcgacgggacggcggcgaagaagaaggggtcggaggccctcccgcgccgccgctgggtggaaagtgaacagttgcgccggtagtccctcgccgacggcgacagtgttaagcctccttcccttcctggcggacggatcctgccggctctttgagcagcagtgaggggagagagaggccaacggagtcttgtttagatctggagagggcgagagagtgtgaagagagcaactacaagcgctgaggctccagcgggagagggtgagagagtgtgaagagagcaactacaagcgctgatgctccagcgtgtatatatatactggagagagagtgtgaagcgtgcaaaccctagaaaacattttgaccagtcaaagaatcctcttggcacaaattatgctcaagtgtagttatcgaacccgagacctcaagtttgatgagcgaacaggctaaccagctagaCAACcttcccgtt is drawn from Aegilops tauschii subsp. strangulata cultivar AL8/78 chromosome 1, Aet v6.0, whole genome shotgun sequence and contains these coding sequences:
- the LOC141037657 gene encoding uncharacterized protein codes for the protein MRAAWNQVQHVRFCPVSPKLLVVQASCLGDSERMVEQGPRLFGNWLVLTVPYDGFMKVDEVPMVFMPIWLRIHKLPDGFCKKGIVEQLLKNAGEIIEMRLYGNTRGDYVRTRVRHDIFHSLTKFVSIIRGKECQVFLVWYGKLARLCSVCGLIGHDVKECGTSVHEEKNRKFGA